One stretch of Corallococcus exiguus DNA includes these proteins:
- a CDS encoding class I SAM-dependent methyltransferase — translation MTPTGAKRLFRAVVPDGIYQWLSHHKRQVSRGRVRWGSLGRQTPIGTHWGHDRGQPIDRYYIERFLARHAADVQGRTLEVGDARYTRRFGASRVTRSDILHALPGNPEATFVGDIAHAVDIPSDAFDCVLFTQVLQYVFDVQAAVRELHRILQPGGVALLTVPGIIKVDWGAMEQWPDCWRFTSRSVHRLFEQSFGPGNVRVESFGNVRAAVATLHGLAREDLRTADLDVHDPHYEVVIGVRAVKSRG, via the coding sequence ATGACTCCCACAGGGGCGAAGCGACTCTTCCGGGCCGTGGTGCCCGACGGCATCTATCAGTGGCTGTCTCATCACAAACGCCAGGTCTCCAGGGGGCGGGTGCGGTGGGGCAGCCTGGGCCGGCAGACGCCCATTGGCACGCACTGGGGGCACGACCGCGGTCAGCCCATTGATCGCTATTACATCGAGCGCTTCCTGGCGCGGCACGCGGCTGACGTCCAGGGCCGAACGCTGGAGGTCGGGGACGCGCGCTACACGCGGCGGTTCGGCGCCAGCCGCGTCACCCGCTCCGACATCCTCCACGCGCTTCCTGGGAACCCGGAAGCCACCTTCGTGGGAGACATCGCCCACGCGGTCGACATCCCCTCGGATGCGTTCGACTGCGTCCTCTTCACCCAGGTGCTGCAGTACGTCTTCGATGTCCAGGCCGCAGTGCGGGAACTGCACCGCATCCTCCAGCCTGGCGGCGTGGCGCTGCTGACCGTGCCCGGCATCATCAAGGTGGACTGGGGCGCGATGGAGCAGTGGCCGGACTGCTGGCGGTTCACCTCCCGCTCCGTCCACCGCCTCTTTGAGCAGTCCTTCGGCCCCGGCAACGTGCGGGTGGAGTCCTTCGGGAACGTCCGCGCCGCGGTCGCGACCCTGCACGGCCTGGCCCGGGAGGACCTGCGAACCGCCGACCTCGACGTGCATGACCCCCACTACGAAGTCGTCATCGGCGTCCGCGCCGTGAAGTCCCGGGGCTGA
- a CDS encoding WecB/TagA/CpsF family glycosyltransferase yields the protein MKAPLPRASLRDVLRGRAPLVGARFNEVLPRGYLSPVEARWLLGLPYGDLAAEEARYLQGRTPATDFGVMLRTSVARALAPPESAQPEVRPFIVSARVDNLTLEQAVEQLFTQGQGGRAKLVSIVHPHALNLAARDVALARALAEADMVLPDGIGIRVGAALLGVAMRHNLNGTDLLPLLCKHAPARGWPVVLVGAAPGVAEACAENLRRAHPGLELPIVSHGFLTAAGSRALAESISRLGPCLVLVGMGSPRQELWAREYLSGAAQAVILTVGGLFDFYSGRIQRAPIAWRELGLEWMYRLLQEPRRMAVRYLLGNPLFLLRILWQKLR from the coding sequence ATGAAGGCACCCCTTCCCCGAGCCTCGCTGCGAGACGTCCTGCGCGGGCGCGCTCCGCTGGTGGGCGCGCGCTTCAACGAGGTGCTGCCGCGCGGCTACCTGTCGCCGGTGGAGGCGCGGTGGCTGCTCGGACTGCCTTATGGAGACCTTGCCGCCGAGGAGGCGCGCTATCTCCAGGGCCGCACCCCCGCGACGGACTTCGGAGTGATGTTGCGCACGTCGGTGGCTCGCGCGTTGGCACCGCCCGAGAGCGCCCAGCCCGAAGTGCGCCCGTTCATCGTCTCCGCCCGCGTGGACAACCTCACGCTCGAACAGGCGGTGGAGCAGCTCTTCACGCAAGGACAAGGTGGCCGCGCGAAGCTGGTGTCCATCGTGCACCCGCACGCCTTGAACCTGGCGGCACGCGACGTGGCGCTCGCGCGGGCGCTGGCGGAAGCGGACATGGTGCTTCCGGATGGCATTGGCATCCGGGTGGGCGCGGCGCTGCTCGGCGTGGCCATGCGCCACAACCTCAACGGCACGGACCTGTTGCCGCTGCTCTGCAAGCACGCACCCGCGCGAGGCTGGCCCGTGGTGCTGGTGGGGGCGGCCCCCGGCGTGGCGGAGGCCTGCGCGGAGAACCTGCGAAGGGCCCACCCGGGCCTGGAGCTCCCCATCGTCTCGCACGGCTTCCTCACCGCCGCTGGCTCCCGCGCGCTGGCGGAGTCCATCTCGCGGCTGGGCCCCTGCCTGGTGCTGGTGGGCATGGGCAGCCCCCGGCAGGAGCTGTGGGCGCGCGAGTACCTCTCCGGGGCCGCGCAGGCCGTCATCCTCACGGTGGGAGGGCTGTTCGACTTCTACTCGGGCCGGATCCAACGCGCGCCCATCGCCTGGCGTGAGCTGGGCTTGGAGTGGATGTATCGCCTGCTCCAGGAGCCCCGCCGGATGGCCGTCCGCTACCTGCTGGGCAATCCGCTCTTCCTGCTCCGCATCCTCTGGCAGAAGCTGCGGTAG
- a CDS encoding lipopolysaccharide biosynthesis protein, producing the protein MAPERSLLRMSVDVLASCARHVVQIVTGLATVALVVRLLGPESLGAWGVLGTTGFLLGLSDLGLSIAVQRTAARPDDAATRQLIRLTLLVVTLVCPCLCVCAYVFFLHLPSASEALRADVARAALPVLSAGLAGSLAAPLRAFLLMRGANTSLAWARAIGAASQIALTAAVLGTTRSLLGPALGLFAGGTLELLLLAAVSRRIDPHLSLRPGWPADPAQVRSAFRQGAAALAMNVGIAAAVRADVLILTRSASLSSVGAYQVASRAVEQILAFAKQAGGWLIHRLGDARHRSSALRLGTALLGGLASSGVIALALDGTALLEAWVGALAHDSVTMLAVVLLGTAAVIAAAEESASSALAVSGETPWHLTHPVLIGHALNVAVSMAGVRYAGAWAVAGGTVLGNGVIAVLVWRKVRALVQWTVREVLWALAPVGAAGLVSFVVGWGLAPFASRGPLGSACVCALVTLLGTGMALLVWWRRDARLAAAASTPVGGAVPTYAP; encoded by the coding sequence ATGGCCCCTGAGAGATCGCTCCTGAGGATGAGCGTCGACGTGCTCGCGTCGTGCGCTCGGCACGTGGTGCAGATCGTGACGGGGCTGGCGACGGTCGCGCTGGTGGTGCGTCTGCTCGGTCCGGAGAGCCTCGGCGCCTGGGGCGTCCTTGGCACGACGGGCTTCCTCCTCGGGTTGTCGGACCTGGGCCTCAGCATCGCCGTCCAACGCACGGCGGCCAGACCGGACGATGCCGCCACGCGCCAGCTCATCCGCCTCACGCTGCTGGTGGTGACGCTCGTCTGTCCCTGTCTCTGCGTCTGTGCGTACGTGTTCTTCCTCCACCTCCCGTCCGCGTCCGAAGCGCTGCGGGCGGACGTGGCCCGCGCCGCGCTTCCGGTCCTCTCGGCAGGACTCGCGGGCTCGCTGGCGGCACCGTTGCGTGCGTTCCTGCTGATGCGGGGCGCCAACACCTCGCTCGCCTGGGCGCGCGCCATCGGAGCCGCGAGCCAGATTGCGTTGACGGCGGCGGTGCTCGGCACCACGCGCTCGTTGCTGGGGCCGGCGCTGGGGCTGTTCGCGGGAGGCACGCTGGAGCTCCTGCTCCTAGCGGCGGTGTCCAGGCGCATCGACCCGCACCTCTCGCTGCGTCCTGGATGGCCGGCGGATCCGGCCCAGGTGCGCAGCGCGTTCCGGCAGGGCGCCGCGGCCCTGGCCATGAACGTGGGCATCGCGGCGGCGGTCCGCGCGGATGTCCTCATCCTGACCCGCTCCGCGTCCCTGAGTTCGGTGGGCGCGTATCAGGTGGCCTCCCGCGCCGTGGAGCAGATCCTCGCCTTCGCGAAGCAAGCGGGCGGATGGCTCATCCATCGCCTCGGAGATGCCCGGCACCGCTCCAGCGCGCTTCGCCTTGGCACGGCCCTTCTGGGCGGCCTGGCCTCCAGCGGTGTCATCGCGCTGGCCCTGGATGGCACCGCCCTGCTGGAGGCCTGGGTGGGCGCGCTCGCGCACGACTCCGTCACCATGCTCGCGGTCGTCCTCCTGGGCACCGCGGCGGTCATCGCGGCCGCCGAGGAGAGCGCGTCCTCGGCCCTGGCCGTGAGCGGTGAGACGCCGTGGCACCTGACCCACCCGGTGCTCATCGGCCACGCGCTGAACGTCGCCGTCTCCATGGCTGGGGTGCGGTACGCCGGTGCGTGGGCCGTCGCCGGGGGCACCGTCCTCGGAAACGGGGTCATCGCCGTGCTCGTCTGGCGCAAGGTCCGCGCCCTGGTCCAGTGGACCGTCCGGGAGGTGCTCTGGGCACTGGCCCCGGTCGGAGCCGCGGGCCTCGTGTCGTTCGTCGTGGGCTGGGGGCTCGCGCCGTTCGCCTCGCGGGGTCCGCTGGGGAGCGCCTGCGTCTGCGCGCTCGTCACGCTGCTGGGGACCGGGATGGCGCTGCTCGTCTGGTGGCGGCGGGATGCACGCCTCGCGGCGGCGGCATCCACTCCGGTGGGCGGCGCGGTGCCGACGTACGCGCCCTGA
- a CDS encoding serine O-acetyltransferase, translating into MEPLRALRSDRARVVDAVRDRGARFPRAAALADPSLWAVGLLRWGAVLRRGLGTSLGLSTLLRVGFHIDVWTDDIGPGLRLPHPFNIVIGDGVEIGPECTLLHGVTVQRGAGTRIGRGVVLANGTTVLAGASVGDGCLVGAASVVRGAIPPASVAVGVPARVVRASRPGEAAP; encoded by the coding sequence ATGGAGCCGTTGCGCGCCCTGCGTTCGGACAGGGCCCGGGTGGTGGATGCGGTCAGGGACCGGGGGGCGCGCTTTCCCAGAGCCGCGGCCCTGGCGGATCCGTCCTTATGGGCGGTGGGCCTGCTGCGGTGGGGGGCGGTGCTCCGGCGCGGACTGGGCACTTCACTGGGCCTGTCCACGCTGTTGCGCGTGGGCTTCCACATCGATGTGTGGACGGATGATATCGGCCCCGGCTTGAGGCTGCCGCACCCCTTCAACATCGTCATTGGCGATGGGGTGGAGATTGGCCCGGAGTGCACCCTGCTCCACGGCGTCACCGTCCAGCGGGGCGCGGGCACGCGCATTGGCCGGGGCGTGGTGCTGGCCAACGGGACGACGGTGCTGGCGGGCGCGTCCGTGGGCGACGGGTGCCTGGTGGGCGCGGCCAGCGTGGTGCGTGGGGCCATTCCCCCTGCGTCCGTGGCGGTGGGCGTGCCGGCGCGCGTGGTGCGGGCGTCCCGTCCCGGGGAGGCCGCTCCGTGA
- a CDS encoding LbetaH domain-containing protein yields MFAVIHRSAAAPGAGFLSVAGPPLVTRQLQWLRASGFEKVAIDIGAGAHGEELRSLVSQQESLARNVVFVPTASLFPPGVIADSAGFPAHAPFLVVPDTVLGNADLAAFYRRAPERGVRVGRLTPPPAVEPFAPAEVHLITAATGPVTEEELPGWGARLETPGAALRLACKALLGRLPRAEGTSRLLIHAAERAPGVWVARGALLQRGAEVNPPVLIGPQALVCAGARIGPGALIGARAIIERGTRLVNAVVEEETVVGEGLEVRDAIATPDGLASLEGTGPLLPLGDPLLLARRRLLSRAALRLLGLSR; encoded by the coding sequence ATGTTCGCCGTCATCCATCGCAGCGCCGCGGCTCCTGGCGCCGGGTTCCTGTCCGTGGCCGGGCCCCCGCTCGTCACCCGCCAGCTGCAGTGGCTGCGCGCGTCGGGCTTCGAGAAGGTGGCCATCGACATCGGCGCGGGCGCCCATGGAGAGGAGCTGCGCAGCCTCGTCTCACAGCAGGAGTCGCTGGCCCGCAACGTCGTCTTCGTCCCCACGGCTTCGCTGTTTCCGCCGGGCGTCATCGCGGACTCGGCGGGCTTTCCCGCCCACGCGCCCTTCCTCGTGGTGCCGGACACCGTCCTGGGCAACGCGGACCTCGCGGCCTTCTACCGCCGGGCGCCAGAGCGGGGCGTGCGCGTGGGCCGGCTGACGCCACCACCGGCCGTGGAGCCCTTCGCGCCAGCCGAGGTGCACCTGATCACCGCTGCCACCGGTCCCGTCACGGAGGAGGAGCTGCCCGGGTGGGGCGCGCGCCTGGAGACTCCGGGCGCGGCCCTGCGGCTGGCCTGCAAGGCGCTGCTGGGGCGGCTGCCGCGGGCGGAAGGAACCTCGCGGCTCCTCATCCACGCGGCTGAGCGGGCACCGGGGGTCTGGGTGGCGCGCGGCGCCCTCCTCCAGCGCGGCGCCGAGGTGAACCCTCCCGTGCTCATCGGCCCCCAGGCGCTCGTGTGCGCCGGAGCGCGGATCGGTCCGGGGGCGCTCATTGGAGCGCGCGCCATCATCGAGCGCGGCACCCGTCTGGTGAACGCCGTGGTGGAAGAGGAGACCGTGGTGGGCGAGGGCCTGGAGGTGCGCGATGCCATCGCCACCCCCGACGGACTGGCCTCACTGGAGGGCACCGGTCCCCTGCTCCCGCTGGGAGATCCCCTGTTGCTCGCGCGGCGCCGGCTCCTGTCGCGAGCGGCGTTGCGCCTGCTGGGGCTCTCCCGATGA
- a CDS encoding sigma-54-dependent transcriptional regulator: MNVLDVNRQSPVVIVDWDDVARRRLGAWLEAAGYAVREYATAREALEADSAEWLAVCLELVLDDMAGLDVLRHLRARDTTLPVIVLTRNLQLDTAVDATRMGAFAFLDKSSEPARLERTLQSAAKTRRLTWRAPRGAQEGGAERLIGAIVGRSAPMRTLARQLDRILQSDVPVCIFGETGTGKELVARAIHEQGARAKGPFVAVNCAAFSEALLESELFGHERGAFTGASAQHRGCFEQAQGGTLFLDEVGEMSPATQVRLLRILQERTLRRVGSTTEVRVDVRIIAATHRDLVAEVKAGRFREDLYYRLAVYPVKVPALRERPTDILSLSDHFLEKFGGASLVLADEAREALVRHRWPGNVRELQNVIQRAILSCDGERIELADLPPELRVLVLPPVPVAPPPLQRMSEDLPPSPDVVVPLRELERREILKALTVTNGSITHAARLLGLGRATLYRRVAELRIQREPEPG, from the coding sequence GTGAATGTCCTGGACGTGAACCGGCAGTCCCCCGTGGTGATTGTCGACTGGGATGACGTCGCCAGACGTCGCCTGGGCGCCTGGCTGGAGGCGGCGGGCTACGCGGTGCGCGAGTACGCCACCGCGCGCGAGGCGTTGGAGGCGGACAGCGCCGAGTGGCTCGCGGTCTGCCTGGAGCTGGTGTTGGACGACATGGCGGGCCTGGACGTGCTGCGGCATCTGCGCGCGCGGGACACGACGCTGCCCGTCATCGTCCTCACCCGGAACCTGCAGCTCGACACTGCGGTGGATGCCACCCGGATGGGGGCCTTCGCCTTCCTGGACAAGTCCTCCGAACCGGCCCGGCTCGAGCGGACGCTGCAAAGCGCCGCGAAGACGCGCCGGCTGACCTGGCGGGCGCCGAGGGGCGCGCAGGAGGGCGGAGCGGAGCGGCTCATCGGCGCCATCGTGGGACGCAGCGCTCCAATGAGGACCTTGGCGCGCCAGTTGGATCGCATCCTCCAGTCCGACGTGCCGGTGTGCATCTTCGGAGAGACGGGGACGGGCAAGGAGCTGGTGGCGCGCGCCATCCACGAACAGGGCGCGCGGGCCAAGGGGCCCTTCGTGGCGGTGAACTGCGCGGCCTTCTCCGAGGCGCTCCTGGAGTCGGAGCTCTTCGGCCACGAGCGCGGCGCCTTCACAGGAGCATCGGCCCAGCACCGCGGCTGCTTCGAGCAGGCCCAGGGCGGAACGCTCTTCCTGGACGAGGTGGGCGAGATGAGCCCCGCCACCCAGGTGCGCCTCTTGCGCATCCTCCAGGAGCGCACGCTGCGCCGGGTGGGCAGCACCACGGAGGTCCGCGTGGACGTGCGCATCATCGCCGCCACGCACCGGGACCTGGTGGCGGAGGTGAAGGCGGGGCGCTTCCGGGAGGACCTGTACTACCGGCTGGCGGTGTACCCGGTGAAGGTGCCCGCACTGCGCGAGCGGCCCACGGACATCCTCTCTCTCAGCGACCACTTCCTGGAGAAGTTCGGCGGCGCATCACTCGTCCTGGCCGACGAGGCCCGCGAAGCGCTCGTGCGCCACCGCTGGCCCGGCAACGTGCGCGAGCTCCAGAACGTCATCCAGCGCGCCATCCTCTCCTGCGATGGCGAGCGCATCGAGCTGGCGGACCTCCCACCGGAGCTGCGCGTCCTGGTGCTGCCGCCCGTCCCCGTGGCGCCTCCACCGCTTCAGCGGATGTCCGAGGACCTGCCGCCGTCACCCGACGTGGTGGTGCCGCTGCGTGAACTGGAGCGCCGGGAGATCCTCAAGGCCCTCACGGTGACGAACGGAAGCATCACCCATGCGGCCCGGCTGCTCGGGCTGGGCCGGGCCACGCTCTACCGCCGCGTGGCGGAGCTGCGCATCCAGCGGGAGCCGGAGCCGGGGTGA
- a CDS encoding glycosyltransferase family 4 protein: protein MRLAVALGGTDWGRSGIGTYVRAMLPRLTRGLARTGGRLVALGTARDFAAYDTELVGAERAVAPAVVDTPALGASWYLARCGAHARGAGADVLLLPAANRRVALRPGLPTVGVVHDLAQFNVPDKYDRLRTTYVRWLLPKALRSFEALAAVSQATRGDMVSFLSCAPERIHVIPNGVDADRFALGDGAGAAWARERLGLKAPYLLYLSRLEHPGKNHLRLLRAFAASPVSQDHQLVLAGADWGAEQLIREELQRLGLQERVRILGYLEDGLIPGLVAGAEALIAVGLCEGFGLPALEAIAAGKPVLAARAGALPEVVGELGVLCDPLDERDMAAALTRVVRDEPLAARVRREGPGHARQRSWDRTGDDLLALCRAVGGVR, encoded by the coding sequence GTGAGGCTGGCCGTCGCGCTGGGGGGAACGGATTGGGGGCGCTCGGGCATTGGCACGTATGTGCGCGCGATGCTGCCCCGGCTGACACGAGGGCTTGCGCGAACCGGAGGCCGGCTGGTGGCGCTCGGCACGGCCCGGGACTTCGCCGCGTATGACACGGAGCTCGTGGGCGCGGAGCGGGCCGTGGCACCGGCCGTCGTCGACACGCCCGCGCTGGGTGCATCTTGGTACCTCGCCCGCTGCGGAGCGCATGCGCGCGGGGCCGGGGCGGACGTGCTGCTGCTGCCCGCAGCCAACCGCCGCGTCGCGCTGCGGCCCGGCCTGCCCACGGTGGGCGTGGTGCACGACCTGGCCCAGTTCAACGTGCCGGACAAGTACGACCGGCTGCGCACCACCTACGTGAGATGGCTTCTGCCCAAGGCGCTGAGGTCCTTCGAGGCGCTGGCCGCCGTCAGCCAGGCCACGCGCGGGGACATGGTGAGCTTCCTGTCCTGCGCGCCCGAGCGGATCCACGTCATTCCCAACGGAGTGGACGCGGACCGCTTCGCGCTCGGAGACGGCGCTGGCGCCGCGTGGGCCCGTGAGCGACTGGGTTTGAAGGCGCCGTATCTGCTGTACCTGTCGCGCCTGGAGCACCCGGGGAAGAACCACCTGCGACTGCTGCGGGCCTTCGCCGCGTCCCCGGTGAGTCAGGACCATCAGCTGGTGCTGGCCGGCGCGGATTGGGGCGCCGAGCAGCTCATCCGGGAGGAGCTCCAGCGGCTGGGGCTCCAGGAGCGCGTGAGGATCCTGGGCTACCTGGAGGACGGCCTCATCCCGGGCCTGGTCGCGGGCGCGGAGGCGCTCATCGCGGTGGGACTGTGCGAGGGCTTCGGCCTGCCAGCGCTGGAGGCCATCGCGGCGGGCAAGCCCGTGCTGGCGGCCCGGGCGGGTGCGCTTCCAGAGGTGGTGGGCGAGCTGGGGGTGTTGTGCGATCCGCTCGACGAGCGGGACATGGCGGCGGCGCTGACGCGGGTGGTGCGGGATGAGCCACTGGCCGCGCGGGTGCGGCGCGAAGGTCCAGGGCACGCCCGCCAGCGCAGCTGGGACCGCACGGGCGACGACCTGCTGGCCCTGTGCCGCGCCGTGGGAGGTGTTCGATGA